A region from the Toxotes jaculatrix isolate fToxJac2 chromosome 2, fToxJac2.pri, whole genome shotgun sequence genome encodes:
- the ankrd33aa gene encoding photoreceptor ankyrin repeat protein — protein MATANDDPHLGAGPSDDSEILLDDSDSGSVLSDDSVLPDYETDEKLKEPAKTLYEACVRNDPTSLRRILERGVTKEEAMELDINGRNGLMLAVSKGYVDIVTLLYTCPFIDINHQDNDGNTALMIAAQAGFNSILNYILNYYSGVDTEVRDPRGFTALIKAGLQGREECVSALLMHGADMNAMDLVQGRGLKDWALKTGRFETLNRLRRLQAHPIAQQFCDSYIPEWPELKQLVAKATATKTTSQKLRQHLKDSLTFSFPQDPQDNGVMDHMVRMTTSIHSPLIATGCRPLCPTSPPEIGKRRFAVPELLEKHSTKELEESIVSHSNGSITSVSPSAVSATSVSLTSCCQNSERKESLPSGGMRSFIPRSMAHRNSIFPSGCIPKIEVTKSGEPTPKKEKKKKRQKGYLEPPVWKYKEAKEEKKREKKKQEKEKEQEAKSKGSKHSSSKK, from the exons ATGGCCACTGCAAACGATGACCCCCACCTGGGCGCAGGCCCATCCGATGACTCGGAAATCCTCCTGGATGATTCCGACTCAGGGAGTGTGCTTTCTGATGACTCGGTGCTTCCCGACTATGAAACGGATGAAAAGCTTAAAGAGCCAGCTAAAACGCTGTATGAGGCCTGCGTCAGGAACGACCCCACATCCCTACGCAGGATCCTGGAGAGAGGAGTCACTAAAGAAGAGGCCATGGAGCTGGACATCAATGGCAGG AATGGACTGATGTTGGCTGTGAGTAAGGGTTACGTGGATATTGTCACCTTGCTGTATACATGTCCATTCATAGACATCAACCACCAGGACAATGATGGCAATACTGCCCTCATGATTGCTGCCCAAGCAG GCTTCAATTCCATTCTGAACTATATCCTTAACTACTACTCCGGCGTGGACACTGAGGTCAGGGATCCCCGTGGCTTCACTGCCCTCATCAAGGCAGGCCTGCAGGGcagagaagagtgtgtgtcagcCTTGCTAATGCATG GTGCTGATATGAATGCAATGGACCTGGTCCAAGGGAGAGGCCTAAAGGATTGGGCCCTTAAGACAGGAAGGTTTGAGACTCTGAACAGACTACGCCGCCTGCAGGCTCATCCTATCGCTCAGCAGTTCTGTGACAGCTACATTCCTGAGTGGCCTGAGCTGAAGCAACTGGTGGCAAAGGCCACTGCCACCAAAACAACCAGTCAGAAGCTGAGGCAGCACTTAAAAGACAGCCTTACTTTCAGCTTCCCTCAGGATCCCCAGGACAATGGGGTCATGGACCATATGGTGCGGATGACCACAAGCATCCACAGCCCCCTGATAGCCACTGGCTGCCGTCCTCTCTGTCCTACCAGCCCCCCAGAGATTGGCAAGCGACGGTTTGCCGTTCCTGAACTGCTTGAAAAGCACAGCACCAAGGAGTTGGAGGAGAGCATAGTATCCCACAGTAATGGCTCCATCACctcagtttctccctctgctgtctcAGCCACCTCCGTATCTCTGACCTCCTGCTGCCAGAACTCAGAGCGCAAGGAAAGCCTGCCATCAGGTGGCATGAGAAGCTTCATTCCCCGCAGCATGGCACACAGGAACAGCATCTTCCCCTCAGGCTGTATTCCTAAGATTGAAGTGACAAAATCTGGGGAGCCCACTCctaagaaagagaagaagaagaaaaggcagAAGGGCTACCTGGAGCCTCCTGTCTGGAAATACAAGGAAGccaaggaggagaaaaagagagagaagaagaaacaggaaaaggaaaaagagcaaGAGGCAAAATCTAAGGGGTCCAAACATTCATCGAGCAAAAAATGA